The bacterium genome includes a window with the following:
- a CDS encoding DUF3857 domain-containing protein translates to MLRWLMVCLVGLAGVTQAADFPPITDEERSLAAVPGQATAPALVLYRKAELRMLDYPREVSSYLKVNVRIKILTEEGKKHGEVEIPHSGFYRLKKVEGRTVLPNGQIVPLPEDAVFEERRSRSLKAFVTKLVFPAVEVGAILDYRYTVRWDSLFYLEPWYFHGRLPTRLSEITYIKPNNLGLEPWAVQTQPQPLQTSTTKTKLGTELRIWAEQLAGIPDEPYSFPFADLATRFMLVPTVVNLSSGPEPLLDSWRSACSIFADDYKNARRSDRQTKKKASALTAGLPSLIEKVASLHAFVRDEIRTDLTYGVGIGDKQTVDRVLADGHGTPVAKALLLQSLLAGVGVDSDLIWVADRNLGRVDLSVANPWWFDGGLVRIEVDRETTYLDPVDRSAGFGQLPPYYEGTPALVFHRSKPEIIELPIAPATENLRRASLDLAVDSDGRVGGRGSLELEGHQAWRYVRLGEDTAATEDAWREYLEERFSGYDVTAIEVEEDLREQHVRIGWSLRQRDEEVLGDEVSVYLSKPLGPAAHPFSLPAGQRRTPVQMLYGRLDRLTATLSWPEGWELQAAPPDASHTGTAGTVEVHTETAETARRVEFKRRFELSGREFGGNDGYTALRNLYDQASKLDARPVVLLRE, encoded by the coding sequence ATGTTGAGATGGCTCATGGTCTGCCTTGTCGGCCTCGCCGGGGTGACGCAGGCCGCCGATTTCCCGCCGATTACAGACGAAGAGCGTAGCCTGGCCGCCGTCCCCGGTCAGGCAACCGCTCCAGCCCTGGTCCTGTACCGGAAGGCCGAGTTGCGAATGCTGGACTACCCCCGCGAGGTGTCGTCCTATCTGAAGGTCAACGTGCGGATCAAGATCCTGACGGAGGAGGGCAAGAAGCACGGCGAGGTCGAGATCCCTCACAGCGGCTTCTATCGTCTCAAGAAGGTCGAAGGCCGAACCGTGCTCCCGAATGGGCAGATCGTGCCATTGCCTGAAGACGCGGTCTTTGAAGAGCGACGATCACGCTCTCTCAAGGCCTTCGTCACCAAGCTGGTGTTCCCGGCGGTCGAGGTAGGGGCGATTCTGGACTACAGATACACGGTCCGCTGGGACAGTCTCTTCTACTTGGAGCCCTGGTACTTCCACGGCCGCCTGCCGACACGGCTTTCCGAGATCACGTACATCAAGCCGAACAATCTGGGGCTCGAACCCTGGGCGGTTCAGACGCAGCCACAGCCGTTACAGACCTCGACCACGAAGACGAAGCTGGGAACCGAGCTCCGCATCTGGGCGGAACAGCTCGCCGGAATCCCGGACGAGCCCTACAGCTTCCCGTTCGCCGATCTCGCAACCCGATTCATGTTGGTTCCCACGGTGGTGAATCTGAGCTCTGGGCCCGAACCGCTTCTGGACTCATGGCGGAGTGCATGCAGCATCTTCGCGGACGACTACAAGAACGCGCGGCGCAGTGATCGCCAGACCAAGAAAAAGGCCTCCGCGCTCACCGCAGGTTTACCGAGTCTGATCGAGAAAGTCGCCTCGCTGCATGCCTTCGTTCGCGACGAGATCCGAACCGATCTCACCTATGGAGTCGGAATCGGCGACAAGCAGACGGTCGACCGCGTATTGGCCGACGGACACGGGACCCCCGTTGCCAAAGCGCTGCTGCTGCAGTCGCTCTTGGCCGGCGTGGGCGTCGATTCCGATCTCATCTGGGTCGCCGATCGAAACCTCGGGCGGGTTGATCTGAGCGTCGCCAATCCCTGGTGGTTCGACGGCGGGCTGGTGCGCATCGAAGTCGACCGCGAAACGACATATCTCGATCCGGTCGACCGGAGCGCCGGTTTCGGCCAGCTTCCTCCGTACTATGAGGGCACGCCGGCCTTGGTGTTCCACCGCTCGAAGCCGGAGATCATCGAACTGCCCATTGCGCCGGCTACAGAGAACCTCAGACGTGCCTCGCTCGATCTCGCGGTAGATTCCGATGGTCGGGTCGGCGGACGAGGCAGCCTGGAGCTGGAGGGTCATCAGGCCTGGAGGTATGTGCGGCTAGGCGAAGACACCGCCGCCACGGAAGACGCCTGGCGCGAGTATCTGGAGGAACGGTTCTCGGGTTACGACGTTACCGCCATCGAGGTCGAAGAAGACCTACGCGAGCAGCACGTCCGCATCGGCTGGTCGCTGCGCCAGCGCGACGAGGAAGTGTTGGGAGACGAAGTGTCGGTCTATCTGTCGAAGCCCCTGGGCCCCGCTGCGCACCCCTTCAGCTTGCCGGCCGGGCAGCGACGAACGCCCGTGCAGATGCTCTACGGAAGACTCGACCGGCTCACCGCGACCCTTTCCTGGCCCGAGGGTTGGGAGCTCCAGGCAGCGCCGCCTGACGCCAGCCACACCGGCACGGCCGGGACGGTCGAAGTCCACACGGAGACCGCCGAGACGGCAAGGCGAGTGGAGTTCAAGCGCCGCTTCGAGCTCAGCGGCCGCGAGTTTGGTGGCAACGATGGCTACACGGCCCTGCGAAACCTCTACGACCAGGCGTCGAAGCTCGACGCCCGTCCCGTGGTGCTGCTCCGAGAGTAA